A stretch of the Anaeromyxobacter sp. genome encodes the following:
- the panB gene encoding 3-methyl-2-oxobutanoate hydroxymethyltransferase produces MSTQTGAPRRITIHELRRLKERGEKIAVVTAYDATAARLVGEAGVDVVLVGDSLGMVVQGHESTLPVTLEHMIYHSAMVRRGLTRAGARAHLVGDLPFGSYQASQDEAVKAAMRLVSEGGVEAVKLEGGADYAEVIRRMVRAGVPVMGHIGLTPQSVHKLGGYVVQGKDAERAQALLRDARALESAGCYAIVLECIPTELARVITGQVGVPTIGIGAGPSCDGQVLVLNDLLGLDEAFTPRFVKRYAELGGEVRGAVGRYVAEVKARAFPADEHVFHSSSVRLVPVADEEEGREDLPGVMGAPV; encoded by the coding sequence ATGTCCACGCAGACCGGCGCACCGCGCCGCATCACCATCCACGAGCTCCGGCGGCTGAAGGAGCGCGGCGAGAAGATCGCCGTGGTCACGGCCTACGACGCCACCGCCGCCCGCCTGGTCGGCGAGGCCGGCGTCGACGTGGTGCTGGTGGGCGACTCGCTCGGCATGGTGGTGCAGGGGCACGAGTCCACCCTGCCGGTCACCCTCGAGCACATGATCTACCACTCGGCCATGGTGCGGCGCGGCCTCACCCGCGCCGGCGCCCGGGCCCACCTGGTGGGCGACCTGCCCTTCGGCAGCTACCAGGCCAGCCAGGACGAGGCGGTCAAGGCGGCCATGCGGCTGGTGTCGGAGGGCGGCGTCGAGGCGGTCAAGCTGGAGGGCGGCGCCGACTACGCCGAGGTGATCCGGCGCATGGTGCGGGCCGGCGTGCCGGTCATGGGCCACATCGGGCTGACCCCCCAGTCGGTGCACAAGCTGGGCGGCTACGTGGTGCAGGGCAAGGACGCCGAGCGCGCCCAGGCGCTGCTGCGCGACGCCCGCGCCCTGGAGTCGGCCGGCTGCTACGCCATCGTGCTGGAGTGCATCCCCACCGAGCTGGCGCGGGTCATCACCGGGCAGGTCGGCGTGCCCACCATCGGCATCGGCGCCGGCCCGAGCTGCGACGGCCAGGTGCTGGTCCTCAACGACCTGCTGGGCCTCGACGAGGCCTTCACCCCCAGGTTCGTCAAGCGCTACGCCGAGCTGGGCGGCGAGGTGCGCGGCGCGGTGGGGCGCTACGTGGCCGAGGTGAAGGCCCGCGCCTTCCCGGCCGACGAGCACGTCTTCCACTCCTCCTCGGTCCGGCTGGTGCCGGTGGCCGACGAGGAGGAGGGGCGCGAGGACCTCCCGGGCGTCATGGGCGCGCCGGTCTAG
- a CDS encoding pantoate--beta-alanine ligase codes for MTTPELVTDPAAWQARCLAARDQGVRLALVPTMGSLHAGHASLLAEARRRADAGGRRGLALATIFVNPTQFGPGEDLSRYPRDLGGDLATCAAAGVDWVLAPPDPGQVFRPGHQTWVTVEQASQGLCGASRPGHFRGVATVVLKLLNLTRPHLALFGEKDWQQLAVIRAMALDLDLGLEVVGMPIVREPDGLAMSSRNAYLSAEERGRALALSRALLEARQEVLAGRRAAAALTERARRRLSEAGARVDYVALVHPETLAPLAEATPGAVLLLAAFVGKTRLIDNLVLP; via the coding sequence GTGACCACCCCCGAGCTCGTCACCGACCCGGCCGCCTGGCAGGCGCGCTGCCTCGCGGCCCGCGACCAGGGCGTGCGCCTGGCGCTGGTGCCCACCATGGGCTCCCTGCACGCCGGCCACGCCTCGCTGCTGGCCGAGGCGCGCCGCCGCGCCGACGCGGGCGGCCGCCGCGGCCTGGCGCTGGCCACCATCTTCGTCAACCCCACCCAGTTCGGGCCCGGCGAGGACCTGTCGCGCTACCCGCGCGACCTCGGCGGCGATCTCGCCACCTGCGCCGCGGCCGGGGTGGACTGGGTGCTGGCCCCGCCCGACCCGGGGCAGGTCTTCCGGCCCGGCCACCAGACCTGGGTGACGGTGGAGCAGGCCAGCCAGGGGCTGTGCGGCGCCTCGCGCCCGGGCCACTTCCGCGGCGTGGCCACGGTGGTCCTGAAGCTCCTCAACCTGACCCGGCCGCACCTGGCGCTCTTCGGCGAGAAGGACTGGCAGCAGCTGGCGGTCATCCGGGCCATGGCGCTGGACCTGGACCTGGGGCTGGAGGTGGTGGGGATGCCCATCGTGCGGGAGCCGGACGGGCTGGCCATGTCCTCGCGCAACGCCTACCTGTCGGCGGAGGAGCGCGGCCGGGCGCTGGCGCTGTCGCGGGCGCTCCTCGAGGCGCGCCAGGAGGTGCTGGCCGGGCGGCGGGCGGCGGCGGCGCTGACGGAGCGGGCCCGGCGGCGCCTCTCGGAGGCCGGGGCGCGGGTGGACTACGTGGCGCTGGTGCACCCGGAGACGCTGGCGCCGCTGGCCGAGGCCACGCCCGGGGCGGTGCTGCTGCTGGCGGCCTTCGTGGGCAAGACCCGGCTCATCGACAACCTGGTGCTGCCGTGA